AACCCTGTTGGTCCGACCAACCCGCGATCGCCCTCCCCCTCAGCTGTCCCGCTGAGCGGGGCGACGACGCGAGAAGATCCCGAAACGAGGAGTGTTGCGGCATGGCGAGGATCCTGTTCGTGATGACCGGCGCCGACCACTGGACGCTGGCAGACGGGACGCGGCATCCGACCGGATACTGGGCCGAGGAGTTCGCCGCTCCGTACCGCGTGTTCACCGGGGCGGGGCACCAGGTGGTCGTGGCCACTCCCGGCGGGGTCGTCCCACCGGTCGACCGCTCCAGCCTGGCCCCGGAGGCCAACGGCGGGCAGGAGCGAGCCGACGAGGTCGCCGCGACCCTGGAGTCGGCCGAGGAGCTGCGCCAACCGGTGCGGCTGGAGGACGTGCGTTCGGACGACTACGCGGCGGTGTTCTACCCCGGTGGTCACGGCCCCATGGAGGACCTGGCCGGCGACGCGGAGTCCGCCCGGCTGCTGACCGAGGTCCTGAGCTCGGGTAAACCGCTGGGTGTGGTCTGCCACGCCCCGGCCGCCCTGCTGGCCACCGAAGATGAGAGCGGGACCAGCCCGTTCTCCGGATACCGGCTCACCGGGTTCACCAACGTGGAGGAGAAGCAGGCCGGTTTGGCCGACAAGGCGGCGTGGCTGCTGCAGGACAGGTTGGTGGCCCTCGGGGCCGAGTTCTCCGAGGGACAGCCGTGGGAGCCCAACGTGGTGGTCGACCGCAATCTGCACACCGGCCAGAACCCGGCCTCCTCGGAACCGCTGGCCGAGAGGATGCTTCCCTCGGTGAGCTGAACCGGTCCGGGGAGGCCGAGGTGAGCAGCTGCCCCTGGAAACGGCGTCGGCACGGAGCACGTGCGGCGGCGTCTGTCGTGCGGAAAGGAGCGGTACGACGTGCGTGTCGTCATCGCGGGCGGACACGGGAAGATCGCGCTGCGGCTGGCCGGTCTGCTTCACGAGCGGGAAGCCGAGGTCCTCGGGCTGATCCGGAAGCCGGAGCACTCCCCCGACCTGGAAGCCGCGGGCGCCCACCCGCTCGAGCTCGATCTGGAGCACAGTTCCCGTGCCGAGCTCACGCAGGCCCTGCGGGGCTCCGACGCGGTCGTGTTCGCCGCGGGCGCGGGCGGGGGCAGCGGAGCCGAACGAAAGTACACGGTGGACCGCGACGGTTCGGTGTCGCTGGCGGCGGCCGCCGAGGACGCCGGAGTGCCGCGTTTCCTGCAGATCTCGACGATGGGCGCCGGACGCTCGCCGGATCCGGACTCCGGAGAGGTCTGGAAGGCTTACATCGACGCCAAGACCAGCGCCGAACAAGACCTGCGCTCCAGAGATCTGGACTGGACCGTTCTCCGCCCCGGAGCGTTGACCGACGAGCCGGGAAGCGGGCTGGTCACCCTCGCCTCCCCGCCCGTCACCCCCGGCCGGGTGTCGCGTCAGGACGTGGCCGCCGTGCTGGCGGAGCTGCTCGCCAGCCACCGGGGAAGTGCTCGGACGCTCGAACTGACCGAGGGGAACACACCGGTTCCGGAGGCGGTCGCCGCCCTGTGAACTGCCGCGGTGGGTTGGCCGGTAGCGGGCAGCACGCTACCAAGCCGGCCGCGGGAGCGGACCGGTCCGTGGGGGTGCTGATGCCGGCGCCCGGCGTGGACGAGAAGCACCATCTCCACGGTGGGGGGCGGGCACCACCCGGTGGGAGGCGCCGCAGTGAGTGAACGTTTCCGCCACCGACGCATCCACGAAGCGAGGGTGGCAGCGGATCGATCGACTCACCCGGGACGCTGACCGAGACACTCCACGCCGAATCGTCACGCACTCGCCTTACCGCACCGGCTCCGGACAGGGGCACTGTGCGACAGGTCGTCCCGCGCGCTCCGGGAAACGTCACGTTCCGGAAGGAATGAATCGTCACCAGTCGCGACCGGTCCTTCACTCGGTGAAACCATCGAGCGCATCCGCGATCTCACCGATACCGACCAGACCACGTACTTCCCGCACCATCAGACCTTCGGCCCGGTCCTCGTCAAGGGCGATTCGCAACGGATGCCCGTTGATGTCGAGGAAGACCATTGCCGCTGCCCACGCTGTTCGCTTGTTGCCGTCCGCGAGAGCGTAGTTACCCGCCAACGAGTGCGGCAACGCGGCGGTTTTGGTGCAGACGTCGGTGTAGACGTCCTCACCGAACACGGAAGCCCGTGGACGATCCACCGCGCTTTCCAGCGGATCGTAGTCCCGCACGGTCGACACGGTTCCGAGAGTGATACGCGCTATCCCGAGAACGTCGGACACGTCGAGGTATTCGACGTCGCTCACTTTTCGGCCGGGCGCTTGTTAAGCCCTGCCGAGCTACCGGCCACCCGTGTAGCAGCGGCAGCGACCTTCCGGCGACGCAGCTCGGAGACGATCGCGTCATGGGCCATCGAACGCAGGCTCTTGCCCTCACGTCCGGCGGCTTCGCGGAGCTGGTCCATCTCTTCCTCGGTGAATTCCACGTTCAGGGCGGGGGCATACCACGAGGCTTATACTTCAGGTACCAAGAACGGTACCTGCCTCGCGGTCGGTACACCCCTTGTCCTTGCCGGTCCGGCCCTTCGAACTCGGAACAGAACTCCGCCGCCGGTTCGCTTTCGTCAACAGGACAGCTGAAACGATGCGGCAGGATCACCGAACCAGCACGTTCGGCTACTCGTGGTCGCATCGAGGCTCCACTCGGTCCGTCTCGACGAATGGTCAGGTTCATTCACCTGGTGGGGCAATCTCTTCGAAACGCACTCGGGTGCACTTCAGGCTGGACGAGGGCGGAGCACTGCGCGTCCCCTCGAACGGCTGGTCCAGCAGCCCACGGCGAGGGGTTCTGCCGAACCATCCGAGCTCCGGGCGACGAGGCTCAGCTCTTCCCCGGTTCGGCCGCCTCGTACGTGGCCTCGCGGGCGAACAGGAGACCCACGATCAGGCCCAACCCGAGCAGGACTGCTGCACAGACACCGAGAGCCCGGTGCAGACCGGTGAGCAGCAGCGCCGTCTGCTCCGGGCTGAGCTCCCGCCCGGTCCCGCTCGTGCCGGGTAGGCCCGCGTAGACGAGCGCGCCGAGCACCGCGACACCGAAGACCTGACCGATCTGTCTGGAGGCGTTGACCACGGCCGAAGCCTGACCTGCGCGGGCGGGACCGACCGCGGACATCGCCAGCGTCGTGATCGGTGTGCCGCACAGCCCGATACCGGCACCGAGCACAGCGAAGGTGATCAGGATCGTGGCCACTCCGGTCGCCGGGCCCAAGCCGAGCAGCACGAGCGTGGCCAGCCCGCTGAGCACCAGCCCGGCCACCAGTGGAAGGCGCTCTCCACTCCTTCCGACGAGCCGACCGGTCCAGGTGGCCGTCAGCGCGTAGGTCACGCCGATCACCGCGATGCACACCCCGGTTCCGAGCGCGGAGTACCCCCGAACCTGCTGGAAGTAGGTGCTGAAGTAGACCACGGCACCGACGAAGGCGAAGAACACCACGAACGCGGCCGCGTTCGCGACGGCGAAGCCCCGGCGGGCGAACAGGGAGACGTCGATGAGCGGTTCGGCGCGGCGACGCGCGATCACCACGAACGCGACCAGCGAAACCGCTCCCAGAGCGAACGCACCGAGCGTCCGCGAGCTCCACCAACCGGTCGCCTGCCCTTCGATCACCGCGACGGCGGGGAAGGCGACCCCGGCCGCCGAGAGCACCACACCGGCCAGGTCCAGGCCCGCCTCGGCGCGCCCCGGCAGCGCGGGCAACAGCCGGAACCCGCCCAACAACAGCCCCAGGACCAGCGGCACGTTAACGGCGAACACCCAGCGCCACCCCAGGCCCGCCACCAGCAGCCCGCCCAGCGGCGGCCCGGTGGCCAGTGCCAGACCGGAGCTGGTCGACCACCAGCCGATCGCGGTCGCCCGCTGCCTCGGGTGCTCGAACAGCGCCCGGATGATCGCCAACCCGCCGGGCACCATCAGCGCCGCGCCCAGACCCTGCACGACCCGCCCGGCCAGCAGGGCCGGAAGCACCGGCGCCAGCGCCGCGCCCAGGGACCCCGCGCCGAACAGCGCGCACCCGAGCAGGAACAGCCGCTTGCGCCCGTAGCGGTCGCCGAGCGCACCACCGGCGACGAGCAGGCCCGCGTAAACGACCACGTAGGCATCGACGACCCACTGCAGTCCGGCTGCCGAAGCGTGCAGTTCGTACCCGATGGTGGGCAGGGCGACGCTGACCACCGTCGTCGAGACCACGGCCACGAACAGCCCTCCGGTCACGACGAACAGCGCGAACCACGCCGAGCGCGGCGCTCGTGGCGGATCGGCCGGGGCGGCTCCGGTTTCCAGGGTGCTCATTCGTCCGGCCTCACCGGTCGCGATCGGCGACGAGCTGCTGCTTGAACCACTTCTCGAAGCTCCACCAGTGCCGTGGACCGAACGAGATTCGGGCGACACCGAGGTCGGTGAGCTCTCGGATCGTCGGGCTCCGCGGCAGGGCGGAGACGTTGACGGGGCCGTCGATGCGTTCCACCAGTCTGCCGATGGTGGCCGTCTCGGTCGCGTGGATCGGGTAGACGCAGTCGGCACCCGCTGCCAGGTAGCGGTTGGCCCTGTCGACCACCTCGGGCAGCGGTTCCTTCTCGACACCGGTGCGCCCTGCCAGGAACGCGTGCAGGAAGCCGTCGACCCGGGCGTTGAGCACCGGTGGGTCCTCGTGGCGGTCCAGCTCGGAGCGGAGCGCGGCGAGGTAGCGTCCGTACTCCTCGGCGGGGACGAGTTCGCCGGTGCGGTGGTCTGTCTCCTCGACGTTGAACCCGGCCGCTCCCATCGCCACGAGCCGGCGCACCAGCTCCTCGGGGGCGAAGCCGTAGCCGGCTTCCGCGTCGACGGTGACCGGCGCGTCCACCGCTGCCACGATCCGGGCGGCGACCGAGAGCATGAGCTCCGCGGGCGCACCCTCGTGGTCGTCGTGTCCGGCGGCTTCGGCGATCGCCCAGCTGGTGGTGCCGACGGTGGTGAAACCGGCCTCGTTCGCCCAGCGCGCGGTGGCCGCGTCCCAGACGTTGGCCACCACGACGGGAGCTCCCGGTTGGTGCAGCTTCAGGAATTCCCGGCTCACGATCCACTCCCTTCCTCCGCTAATCCTGGATGTTACATATCCAAGATCATCCGGACCAGGACTGTGATCGACCACTCAGCGCCACCGCCGGAAGCCGTTTCGGCGCTCGCGGCGTCCCGCTCACCCCGACAGCCGGTGTTCGGCCACCTCGTTCATCCGGCCGAGCCAGCGGCTCCGCGTGGCCGCGTCGGCGGCGTGCCGCTCCAGCAGTGCGGGATCGGGCTCCGGGGGACGGCGCGGCACCGGGAGCTCACCGTCCACGGCCGTCAACGAGTCGGTGACGACGTCTCCGGTGAGCAGCGCGGTCGTGCCGAGCCCGCAGGCGAAATCCAGCTCCGGCAGCGCCCCGGCCAGCGCCAGTCCCGCCGCGAGGCCGACGCTGGTCTCCACCGCCGAGGACACCACGCAGGGCAGTCCGCACGCCTCGGCCAGCCGCAGGGCACGTCGGACTCCGCCGAGCGGGGCGACCTTGAGCACCGCGACGTCGGCGGCACCGAGTTCCGCGATCCGCAGTGGATCCTCGGCACGACGGATGGACTCGTCGGCGGCGATGCGGACGTCCACCCCGCGCCGAACCGTGGCCAGCTCCTCGGCCGTCGGGCAAGGCTGCTCGACGTACTCCAGACCACCCGCCGCCCGGTCCAGCTCTCCGATCGCGACCACAGCCCGGTCGACGTCCCAGGCACCGTTGGCATCGACTCGGATGGCCGCGGCGGGGCCGAGGGCGTCGCGCACCGCCGCCACCCGCTCGCGGTCCTCCGCCACCGAGGAGCCCACGTCGGCGACCTTGACCTTCGCGGTGCGGCACCCCGATTCCGCCGCGATCGCGTGAGCACGCTCCGGAGACACGGCGGGGACGGTGCAGTTGACCGGTACGCGGTCACGCACCGGCTCCGGCCACCCCGCGGTCGCCGACTCGTGAGCGCAGGCCAGCCACGGGGCGCTCTCAGCGGCGTCGTAGCCCTCGAAGGGGCAGAACTCGCCCCAGCCGTCCGGTCCGCGCAGCAACACGCCCTCGCGGACCGTGATGCTGCGGAAGCGGGAGCGCATCCCGATCGCGTACACGTGCGTCTCGAACACATCCACAGTGGTCTCCGATCATCGGGGGACGAGCAGTTCGGCGGGGTCGGCGGGCGGTTCCCGGCCGACCAGGGCGCTCAGCGCGGGGTAACCGGTGGTGTCGCCGACGAGGATCCCGCCCCGCAGGCGGCGGTCCGCTCCGACGACGAGCTTCGCGTAGGTACCGGTGCGGCTGTCGGTGTACACGGCGGGCAGACCGTCGGCCTTCGTGTCGCCGAACACGCCGACCTCGACGTCGAGCAACTTGAGCCGGGTGGACGAATCCGCGTCCAGGAACTCCGCGTCCCCGCCGAGGAGTTGCTCGACGACGGCCTCGGCCATCGCGTAGCCGGGGTTGACCAAGCCGTGGCAGACCCCTTCGACCGCGGCGCACTCCCCCACCGCCCAGATCCGCTCGTCCGCGCTGCGGCAGCGGGAGTCCACCAGGAAGCCCCCGTGCTCCCCCAGCGCCAGACCGGCGGACGCCGCCAGCTCGTCACGCGGACGGATCCCCGCGGAGAACACCACGAGGTCGGTCTTGAGCACGGTGCCGTCGGCCAGGCGCACCGCCGAGGGCCGCCCACCGGAGCCCTCGATCACCTCCGTGGTGGTGCCGCAGTGCACCCGCACCCCGAGCTCGGCGACGAGCCGATTCAACATCCTCCCGCCGCCTTCGTCCAGCTGCGCGGGCATCAGCCAGGGAGCGGTTTCGACCACGTGCGTCTCGCTGCCGAGCAGCCGCAGCGCGTTCGCCGCCTCCAACCCCAGGAGTCCGCCGCCGACCACCACGCCGCTGGAGCCCGCCGCGAGCGCGTCGTGGATCGCGTCGAGATCGTCCAGCGTGCGGTAGACGTGCCCGAGCTCGCTGCCCTCGACCGGCGGCACGAACGGGCGCGAACCGGTGGCCAGCACGAGCGCGTCGTAGCGCGTGCGGTCCCCGGTCGAGGTGAGCACGGTCCGCCGGGCCCGGTCGACAGCGGTGACCGCGGTGGACACCCGAAGGTCCACCTCGGGCACCGCCGGTAGCAGGAACTCCTCGCGGCCGGCGAATCGCTCCGACAGTCCCATCCGGTCGTAGGCGGGCCAGGCCTCCTCACCGAACACGACGACGCGCCAGCGCCCCTCGGGGTCGCGCTCGCGCAGCCGACGTACCAAGCGGTGTCCGACCATGCCGTTGCCTACCACCACCAGCGTCCGGCTCATGCCGCCTCCTCGGAGTTCAACCAGGTGCACAGCTCGGTCAGCGCACTCGCGCAGGTGCCGCACCCCGTGCCCGCCCGGGTGCTCGCGGACAGCTCCTCCGGGGAACGGGCTCCCTCCCGCCAGGCGCTGGTGATCACCCGCTTCGACACGCTGTTGCAGCGGCAGACCAGCGCGTCGTCGGGCAGCGCCGAGGGGGACAGCTCGTCCGGGGCGCTGGGCCCGAACAACAGAGCGCGCAGGTCGCCCGGAAGCTCGCGGCCGTCGTCGAAGCACTGGTTGACCACGCCGGTGGCGTGGGGGAAGCCGAGCAGGACGGCCGAGGCGATCCGGCCGTCGCGGAGGACGAACCGCGCGTAGCGGCCGGAGGAGGGGTCGGACAGCACGACCTCGTCCTCGCCCGGCTCGTCGCCGACGGCGAGCAGGTCGAGCCCGGGTGCCCTCAGCCGGGTGCGCGGTCCCCCGCCGCGACGCGGGCGTTGACCGGACAGGAGCGCGGCGAGGAGGTCAGCCCGGTCCCAGGCGTGCTCGGCCGACCCCGGGTCGGCGGTGCAACCCCCTACCGCCCTGATGCGCGGGTCCGAGGTGCGCAGTTCCGAGTCGACCACGACTCCCCCGCACTCGGCGACGTGGAGCCCGGCGTCCACGGCCAGCCCGCCGTCGGGCCGCCCGTCCGGGGCGACCAGCGCGGTGGCCTGGATCGTGGTGCCGTCGACCAGCCGCACCCGGCCCGCCCGGTGCTCGGCGATGCGAGCACCCGCGCGGAGCCGGATCGACGGGTCCAGCGCGCGGGCCAGCACCTCCGCGCAGGCGGGGTCGACCCGACCGGGCAGCAGTCCGGCGGCGGCCACGAGGTCCACACCGACACCCCCTCGGGCGAGCGTCTGGGCGAGCCGCACCCCGAGCACCCCACCGCCGGACACGACCACCCGCCCGCCGGCGTCGATCCGTTCCCGCAGCCGGACGCATTCGTCCACGGTGCTCAGCGAGAGGGCGGAATCCCCCGGTACCACAGGAGAGCTCGTGCCCGTTGCCAGCACGAGGTCGTCGTAGTCGACGCACTCCCCCGACTCGGTGCGCACCACCCGGTGCTCCCGATCGACCGAGACCGCCCGCGCGCCCGTGCGCACCCGCTCCGGCAACGGTGGCATCGCGACCGTCTCGACCGGCAACGTCCCGGCGAGCACCCCCGGCAGCAGCACCCGGTTGGGGGCGGGACGTCGGCGGTCCGCGCCCAGGACCACCACCTCGACGGGATGGCGGGCGAGCTCGTGGGCCAGCCGGTGGGCCACCGGCCCACGTCCGGCGATCACGACCCGGCGCACGACTCCTCCTCGGGGACGAGCCGGACCGCGCACGTCTTGAACTCCGGCATGCGACTGGTCGGATCCAGGGCCGGGCTGGTGAACAGGTTCGCGCACGCCTGCCCGGAGAAGTGGAACGGGACGAACACGGTGTCCGGCCTGATCGTCTCCGTGGTGCGCACCCGGACCAACGAGCCGCCGCGACGGCTGCTCACCCAGGCA
The nucleotide sequence above comes from Actinopolyspora erythraea. Encoded proteins:
- a CDS encoding isocitrate lyase/PEP mutase family protein, with amino-acid sequence MSREFLKLHQPGAPVVVANVWDAATARWANEAGFTTVGTTSWAIAEAAGHDDHEGAPAELMLSVAARIVAAVDAPVTVDAEAGYGFAPEELVRRLVAMGAAGFNVEETDHRTGELVPAEEYGRYLAALRSELDRHEDPPVLNARVDGFLHAFLAGRTGVEKEPLPEVVDRANRYLAAGADCVYPIHATETATIGRLVERIDGPVNVSALPRSPTIRELTDLGVARISFGPRHWWSFEKWFKQQLVADRDR
- a CDS encoding NAD(P)-binding oxidoreductase, which codes for MRVVIAGGHGKIALRLAGLLHEREAEVLGLIRKPEHSPDLEAAGAHPLELDLEHSSRAELTQALRGSDAVVFAAGAGGGSGAERKYTVDRDGSVSLAAAAEDAGVPRFLQISTMGAGRSPDPDSGEVWKAYIDAKTSAEQDLRSRDLDWTVLRPGALTDEPGSGLVTLASPPVTPGRVSRQDVAAVLAELLASHRGSARTLELTEGNTPVPEAVAAL
- a CDS encoding MFS transporter produces the protein MSTLETGAAPADPPRAPRSAWFALFVVTGGLFVAVVSTTVVSVALPTIGYELHASAAGLQWVVDAYVVVYAGLLVAGGALGDRYGRKRLFLLGCALFGAGSLGAALAPVLPALLAGRVVQGLGAALMVPGGLAIIRALFEHPRQRATAIGWWSTSSGLALATGPPLGGLLVAGLGWRWVFAVNVPLVLGLLLGGFRLLPALPGRAEAGLDLAGVVLSAAGVAFPAVAVIEGQATGWWSSRTLGAFALGAVSLVAFVVIARRRAEPLIDVSLFARRGFAVANAAAFVVFFAFVGAVVYFSTYFQQVRGYSALGTGVCIAVIGVTYALTATWTGRLVGRSGERLPLVAGLVLSGLATLVLLGLGPATGVATILITFAVLGAGIGLCGTPITTLAMSAVGPARAGQASAVVNASRQIGQVFGVAVLGALVYAGLPGTSGTGRELSPEQTALLLTGLHRALGVCAAVLLGLGLIVGLLFAREATYEAAEPGKS
- a CDS encoding type II toxin-antitoxin system death-on-curing family toxin, translated to MSDVEYLDVSDVLGIARITLGTVSTVRDYDPLESAVDRPRASVFGEDVYTDVCTKTAALPHSLAGNYALADGNKRTAWAAAMVFLDINGHPLRIALDEDRAEGLMVREVRGLVGIGEIADALDGFTE
- a CDS encoding type 1 glutamine amidotransferase domain-containing protein, which encodes MARILFVMTGADHWTLADGTRHPTGYWAEEFAAPYRVFTGAGHQVVVATPGGVVPPVDRSSLAPEANGGQERADEVAATLESAEELRQPVRLEDVRSDDYAAVFYPGGHGPMEDLAGDAESARLLTEVLSSGKPLGVVCHAPAALLATEDESGTSPFSGYRLTGFTNVEEKQAGLADKAAWLLQDRLVALGAEFSEGQPWEPNVVVDRNLHTGQNPASSEPLAERMLPSVS
- a CDS encoding NAD(P)/FAD-dependent oxidoreductase, which produces MSRTLVVVGNGMVGHRLVRRLRERDPEGRWRVVVFGEEAWPAYDRMGLSERFAGREEFLLPAVPEVDLRVSTAVTAVDRARRTVLTSTGDRTRYDALVLATGSRPFVPPVEGSELGHVYRTLDDLDAIHDALAAGSSGVVVGGGLLGLEAANALRLLGSETHVVETAPWLMPAQLDEGGGRMLNRLVAELGVRVHCGTTTEVIEGSGGRPSAVRLADGTVLKTDLVVFSAGIRPRDELAASAGLALGEHGGFLVDSRCRSADERIWAVGECAAVEGVCHGLVNPGYAMAEAVVEQLLGGDAEFLDADSSTRLKLLDVEVGVFGDTKADGLPAVYTDSRTGTYAKLVVGADRRLRGGILVGDTTGYPALSALVGREPPADPAELLVPR
- a CDS encoding FAD-dependent oxidoreductase, producing the protein MRRVVIAGRGPVAHRLAHELARHPVEVVVLGADRRRPAPNRVLLPGVLAGTLPVETVAMPPLPERVRTGARAVSVDREHRVVRTESGECVDYDDLVLATGTSSPVVPGDSALSLSTVDECVRLRERIDAGGRVVVSGGGVLGVRLAQTLARGGVGVDLVAAAGLLPGRVDPACAEVLARALDPSIRLRAGARIAEHRAGRVRLVDGTTIQATALVAPDGRPDGGLAVDAGLHVAECGGVVVDSELRTSDPRIRAVGGCTADPGSAEHAWDRADLLAALLSGQRPRRGGGPRTRLRAPGLDLLAVGDEPGEDEVVLSDPSSGRYARFVLRDGRIASAVLLGFPHATGVVNQCFDDGRELPGDLRALLFGPSAPDELSPSALPDDALVCRCNSVSKRVITSAWREGARSPEELSASTRAGTGCGTCASALTELCTWLNSEEAA
- a CDS encoding o-succinylbenzoate synthase, with amino-acid sequence MFETHVYAIGMRSRFRSITVREGVLLRGPDGWGEFCPFEGYDAAESAPWLACAHESATAGWPEPVRDRVPVNCTVPAVSPERAHAIAAESGCRTAKVKVADVGSSVAEDRERVAAVRDALGPAAAIRVDANGAWDVDRAVVAIGELDRAAGGLEYVEQPCPTAEELATVRRGVDVRIAADESIRRAEDPLRIAELGAADVAVLKVAPLGGVRRALRLAEACGLPCVVSSAVETSVGLAAGLALAGALPELDFACGLGTTALLTGDVVTDSLTAVDGELPVPRRPPEPDPALLERHAADAATRSRWLGRMNEVAEHRLSG